The genomic window GCATCCTTAACTTTGGTCACATCCTCATGGTTGGCGCTGCCTTTGGAGGAGTAGCTCAACATTGCAACGCGTGGAGGGATATCGAGAGCCTCCTCCATAAAGAATGCGCTCGCCAATGCGATTTTCGCCAGTTGCTCGCTTGTCGGAGAAGGAATAACCCCGCAATCCGCAAAAACAATGAGTCCGCCTTCCCCTGCGGAACAACCCGGGACAGCCATCAGAAAGCAACTGGTAATGAGACCGACGCGCTCATCTACATCCATGCAGTAAATAACCGCACGCATCACGTCCGCCGTAGAAGACGCGGCTCCAGCAACCATCCCATCCGCAAGGCCCAGACGCACCATCATCGCAGCAAAGAACAGATTGCTTTCCATCAACTCGCGGCTTTTCTCATAGGTCAGATTCCTCTTCTTCTCACAGAGAAAGTTCGCGTATATCTCCCTCTCAAAGGTATCGATATCATCTCTGTGCAGCATAATCGGTTCTGCAATTCCCATTTCCTGCACCTGCTTTGCCGCCACAACAACTCTTTCATCCCATGCCTCCGGGAACACAATTCTTTTGGGTCTGGCCTTTGCCTGTTCCCGTACTCTTTCCAGCACGCTGTTGTCCATTTTTCTTTGCCTCACTTCTTTCTCGATATTCTGTTTATCCATAGAAACACACGTCATTCT from Candidatus Omnitrophota bacterium includes these protein-coding regions:
- a CDS encoding phosphate acetyltransferase gives rise to the protein MDKQNIEKEVRQRKMDNSVLERVREQAKARPKRIVFPEAWDERVVVAAKQVQEMGIAEPIMLHRDDIDTFEREIYANFLCEKKRNLTYEKSRELMESNLFFAAMMVRLGLADGMVAGAASSTADVMRAVIYCMDVDERVGLITSCFLMAVPGCSAGEGGLIVFADCGVIPSPTSEQLAKIALASAFFMEEALDIPPRVAMLSYSSKGSANHEDVTKVKDAVQIAQEMGYGIPIDGEMQVDSAIVPEIAAKKMGDSPVAGLANVLVFPDLNSGNIGYKLTERLAGARAIGPIILGTVQPCSDLSRGCSVEDIVDCTAFTVMRAQSREKKKPLINMEKYYANTRL